In Oryzihumus leptocrescens, the following are encoded in one genomic region:
- a CDS encoding toxic anion resistance protein — MTEPSQAPLQPPAVVPGEPVLTLTAPAPPQPVAATTAPRLAPAVEAAALPGLDAKVDAYLGSLMAAAPRSPEFTAKATDVRTMGDEDIRRTAETSNRLLSSPVRAMKEGGLSEGSKVGSTLLELRRTVEDLDPKQAQGARRLLGVIPFGDRMTDYFRRYQSAQSHLEAILHALRDGQDELGKDNAALNLEKQQLWDAMARLNQYVYVAERLDSRLAAAIADLQASDPDKAAAVRDDVLFYVRQKHQDLLTQLAVSIQNYLAIDIVIKNNLELIKGVDRASTTTVSALRTAVIVAQALGNQKLVLDQITALNTTTSDMIQRTSEMLRDNSVQVQQQAASATIGLPQLQAAFQNIYQTMDAIDTFKVQALDTMAATIGTLENEVTKSREYLDRVSRQDERITHGSLDLGLPGGRR, encoded by the coding sequence CCCGCTCCAGCCGCCCGCGGTCGTGCCCGGTGAGCCGGTCCTGACGCTGACCGCGCCGGCGCCACCGCAGCCGGTGGCCGCCACCACCGCCCCGCGGCTCGCGCCCGCGGTCGAGGCCGCCGCCCTGCCCGGCCTGGACGCCAAGGTCGACGCCTACCTGGGCTCGCTCATGGCCGCCGCCCCGCGGTCCCCGGAGTTCACGGCCAAGGCCACCGACGTGCGGACCATGGGCGACGAGGACATCCGCCGCACCGCCGAGACCTCCAACCGGCTGCTCAGCTCACCGGTGCGGGCGATGAAGGAGGGCGGGCTCAGCGAGGGCTCCAAGGTCGGGTCCACGCTGCTCGAGCTGCGCCGCACCGTGGAGGACCTGGACCCGAAGCAGGCCCAGGGTGCCCGCCGGCTGCTCGGCGTGATCCCCTTCGGCGACCGCATGACCGACTACTTCCGGCGCTACCAGAGCGCCCAGAGCCACCTCGAGGCGATCCTGCACGCCCTGCGCGACGGGCAGGACGAGCTCGGCAAGGACAACGCCGCGCTGAACCTCGAGAAGCAGCAGCTCTGGGACGCGATGGCCCGGCTCAACCAGTACGTCTACGTCGCCGAGCGGCTCGACTCCCGGCTGGCGGCGGCGATCGCGGACCTGCAGGCCAGCGACCCCGACAAGGCGGCCGCGGTCCGCGACGACGTCCTGTTCTACGTCCGCCAGAAGCACCAGGACCTGCTGACCCAGCTCGCCGTGTCGATCCAGAACTACCTGGCCATCGACATCGTCATCAAGAACAACCTCGAGCTGATCAAGGGCGTCGACCGGGCCTCCACGACCACGGTCTCGGCGCTGCGCACCGCGGTCATCGTCGCCCAGGCCCTGGGCAACCAGAAGCTCGTGCTCGACCAGATCACCGCGCTCAACACGACGACCTCGGACATGATCCAGCGGACCTCGGAGATGTTGCGCGACAACTCGGTCCAGGTGCAGCAGCAGGCGGCCTCGGCGACGATCGGCCTGCCGCAGCTGCAGGCGGCGTTCCAGAACATCTACCAGACCATGGATGCCATCGACACGTTCAAGGTGCAGGCCCTGGACACGATGGCCGCCACGATCGGCACGCTGGAGAACGAGGTCACCAAGTCGCGGGAGTACCTCGACCGGGTGTCCCGCCAGGACGAGCGGATCACCCA